The DNA segment GGTCCACCAGGCCGGCCGCGTCCGGCGGTGGCGCGACGAGGAGGTCACGTGCTTTCGCATCATCGCCGACCAGCTCGCGATGGCGATCCGGGCCGCCCAGCAGTACGCGGCCGCGCAGCGCAAGGCCGAGGAACTGGCGGCGGCCAACCGCGAGCTGGAAAGCCTCGACCGCCTCAAGTCCAACCTCCTCGCCAGCGTCTCGCACGAGCTGCGGACCCCTCTCAACGACATCGTGGCGTACGGCAGTTCGGTCCTCGACGGCGTGTTCGGCGAGATCTCGGATCCGGTTAGAGAGGCCCTCCACAAGATCCTCGGCGGCGGCGAGAAGCTTCGCGGCATGGTCGAGCAACTCATGGACGCCACGCAACTGGCCGCCAACGCCCGCCCCGCCGAACTCACCGAGGTCGAGTACGGCTCCCTGTGCGTCTCGGTGTGCCAGACTCTCCTGCCCGCGGCAAAGTGCAAGGGCCTGGAATTGCGCATCGCCGTCCCTTCCGACCATCCTCACGTGACGGGCGATCCCGAACGGCTGGAGCGGGTCATCAAGCACCTCCTGGGCAACGCCATCAAGTTCACGCGGGCCGGCGTCGTGGAATTGCGCGTCTTCGTGGACGGCGACGCCGTCATCACCGAAGTGCGCGACACGGGCATCGGCATCGCCAGGGACGATCTCGCCCGGATCTTCGACAAGTTCTTCCAGGTGGACCAAGGCCCCACGCGGGAGTTCGGCGGCGTCGGCCTCGGACTGTACGTCACCGAGCGGTTCCTGTCCGCCATGGGTTCGAGCATCACCGTGGAAAGCGCTCCCGGCGCGGGTTCTACCTTCCGGTTCGAGCTACCGCTAGCTCGCTGACAATTCCGGGAATGTATTAGGCGGTCGCCCTTGACGCCTGGCTTCGTGGCGGCGTCTCCAGGGGGCCGTGGGGGTGCATTGGCGTTGCTCACTTGCCTGTACTGTCGGCATGACAATCCGGACGCGTCGAAGTTCTGCAACAACTGCGGCGAGCGCTTCGACTACACGCGCTACCTGCGCAAGTGCCCGGAATGCAGCCATCGCAACACGATGAACGCCTCGGTCTGCCTGTCGTGCGGCGCCCACCTGGACGAGCGGGCGGTCGTCGAACCGCGCGTGTCGCTGCCGGCCCACGAGCCCGGCGAACCGGAGGAGGCACGGTTCCACCGCGCCGTGGCGCGGGGCTTCATGGCCCGCGGGGAAGTCGGGCTCGCCATCCGCCAGCTCGAGGAGGCCGAGAAGCACGATCCCGACAACTTCCAGACCCTGGTCGAACTGGGGATCGCCCGGCGCCGCGCGGGCGCCCTCGACAGCGCCCGCAAGGCGTTCGAAGACGCGGTCGCCGCCTGCCACGACGACCAGATCCTGCTGGCCCTGGGCCGGAAACTGCTCGACCTGGAGCTGCCCGACCCGGCCCTGGCGGCCTTCGCGAAGGCGGGCGGGCCGGAGGGCGACGTCGGGCAGGGCAGGGC comes from the Candidatus Tanganyikabacteria bacterium genome and includes:
- a CDS encoding GAF domain-containing sensor histidine kinase; the protein is MATDERARRARMLAEAVEQSADLREAFERQQMLLRVSTAIRSELDLDAVLQIAVTEVGKAFNASRCAFYKADLEAMIRAAYTYVSPDAPPGPFPPIDSENNPYVRTIFAGGAVVVPDLHADPYFSTHLGMRKIDTRSILAVPVINQGQVLGALSVHQAGRVRRWRDEEVTCFRIIADQLAMAIRAAQQYAAAQRKAEELAAANRELESLDRLKSNLLASVSHELRTPLNDIVAYGSSVLDGVFGEISDPVREALHKILGGGEKLRGMVEQLMDATQLAANARPAELTEVEYGSLCVSVCQTLLPAAKCKGLELRIAVPSDHPHVTGDPERLERVIKHLLGNAIKFTRAGVVELRVFVDGDAVITEVRDTGIGIARDDLARIFDKFFQVDQGPTREFGGVGLGLYVTERFLSAMGSSITVESAPGAGSTFRFELPLAR